One genomic segment of [Phormidium] sp. ETS-05 includes these proteins:
- a CDS encoding CHAD domain-containing protein, with product MLITETTTLGHWAHLAIEKHFQKTIKYEEDVLQDHDPEALHQMRVGMRRLRSAASGFAPALILPESASVRAIGKIARTLGKLRDLDVMLALIKNQIKNDLPGSEQKQIKKIISHLDYQRSLAFKEVKNTFRSKNYKNFKKHLKYWIDNPEFDQIASIPIAQVLPDLLLPEVSLMFLHPGWLVGVQYVDEEITGIAQLAPSELEEELAINGEILHGLRKQVKRVRYQMTLFTDLYGADYTKYLGEMKAIQEVLGQLQDSQVLTAAIAAVLEAETAEVLPVMTSKLAGNIYDSWQEWQTWHKKYFASETRRDFRLVLLSHLDQGGKEGLPEP from the coding sequence ATGCTAATTACAGAAACAACTACTCTGGGCCATTGGGCGCATCTAGCCATCGAAAAGCACTTTCAAAAAACTATTAAATATGAAGAAGATGTCCTGCAAGACCACGATCCAGAAGCTTTGCACCAAATGCGGGTGGGGATGCGACGACTGCGATCGGCAGCCAGCGGTTTTGCCCCTGCCTTGATTCTGCCAGAGTCAGCCTCAGTAAGAGCCATTGGTAAAATTGCTAGAACCTTGGGCAAACTGCGGGATTTAGATGTGATGCTAGCTCTGATTAAAAATCAGATTAAAAATGATTTACCCGGTTCCGAGCAAAAGCAGATCAAAAAAATTATCTCCCACCTAGATTATCAGCGAAGTTTGGCCTTTAAAGAAGTCAAAAATACTTTTCGGAGCAAAAACTATAAAAATTTTAAAAAGCATTTAAAATATTGGATAGACAACCCAGAGTTTGACCAGATAGCTAGCATCCCAATTGCCCAAGTGCTACCAGATTTACTGCTCCCAGAAGTGAGCCTAATGTTTTTGCATCCGGGATGGCTGGTGGGGGTTCAATATGTGGATGAAGAAATCACCGGGATTGCACAGTTGGCGCCGTCAGAATTAGAGGAAGAGTTAGCCATCAATGGTGAAATCCTGCACGGATTGCGCAAGCAAGTTAAGCGGGTTCGCTACCAGATGACCTTATTTACCGATTTATACGGAGCAGATTATACCAAATATTTGGGCGAGATGAAGGCCATCCAAGAAGTTTTGGGACAGCTCCAAGATAGTCAGGTTTTGACTGCGGCGATCGCCGCAGTTTTGGAGGCAGAAACTGCCGAAGTGCTGCCAGTAATGACCTCAAAACTGGCAGGCAATATCTACGATTCTTGGCAGGAGTGGCAAACCTGGCACAAGAAGTATTTTGCTTCGGAAACCAGGCGGGACTTCCGTTTGGTCTTGCTATCCCACCTGGACCAGGGGGGAAAGGAGGGACTCCCAGAGCCATAA